A window of the Lolium perenne isolate Kyuss_39 chromosome 7, Kyuss_2.0, whole genome shotgun sequence genome harbors these coding sequences:
- the LOC139834008 gene encoding uncharacterized protein: MMWALESNEVWEAVDPGGDEFMKGASKYRKDRQALTAICSVMPMDVKQHLISKTSAKEAWETIKTLNLGHARVRETALQTLQKKYENLKMGEDEMLDAFALRVATLVNGIRALDEKLEEISIVRRFLRAALPRYLPVVSAIEQCVDLKTLTMDDLVGRFKAHDERMKITYGDVVPEEHVILTRAQWQEVVAKEKRGDKASSRRSDEEVSRPAKKYIAGEDEDDAPPRRKFDIKKVRCHNCGELDHFKVDCRKPPKPKEWALIAQEGDDGPMMLMLEVCEQKDEEELPPPSPATEIVVDHGLPCVDHVDKLCDKGVVEKQRSAPYPRETTDQASEALELVHGDICGPISPATPSGNEYFMLVVDDHSQYMWIVLLKSKDQGLQAFEKIKEAGVIEARGKKKSLRIDRGGELKHKVVAMARSMMESKGLPGKFWGETVNTAVYLLNRTPTRSMMIKAQNPVKTWTRVPAKAPVTCTQHKRLHIRTSRPGVLVCVQLLLAMERSSGLQGAS; encoded by the exons ATGATGTGGGCGCTTGAGTCCAACGAAGTCTGGGAGGCTGTCGATCCCGGCGGCGACGAGTTCATGAAGGGCGCGTCGAAGTACCGCAAGGACCGACAGGCACTCACGGCCATCTGCTCGGTGATGCCGATGGACGTGAAGCAGCACCTAATCTCGAAGACATCTGCAAAGGAGGCGTGGGAGACGATCAAGACGCTGAATCTTGGTCATGCGCGTGTCCGCGAGACAGCCCTACAAACCTTGCAGAAGAAGTACGAGAATCTGAAGATGGGAGAAGATGAGATGCTGGATGCCTTCGCTTTGAGGGTCGCAACATTGGTCAATGGGATTCGCGCGCTCGACGAGAAGCTCGAGGAGATCTCGATCGTAAGGCGTTTTCTACGCGCGGCGCTGCCGCGTTACTTGCCCGTTGTTTCGGCGATCGAGCAGTGCGTTGATCTCAAGACTCTCACGATGGATGATCTAGTTGGACGGTTTAAGGCGCATGATGAGCGGATGAAGATCACCTATGGTGATGTGGTACCGGAAGAGCACGTTATTCTTACCCGTGCCCAGTGGCAAGAGGTGGTCGCCAAAGAGAAGAGGGGCGACAAGGCATCTAGCAGGAGAAGTGATGAAGAAGTCTCTCGCCCAGCGAAAAAGTACATCGCAGGGGAGGACGAGGATGACGCTCCGCCGAGGAGGAAGTTTGACATAAAGAAAGTAAGATGTCATAACTGCGGCGAGCTCGATCACTTCAAGGTTGATTGCCGGAAACCACCGAAGCCAAAGGAATGGGCTCTCATCGCCCAGGAAGGAGATGATGGACCGATGATGCTGATGCTCGAAGTATGCGAGCAGAAGGACGAGGAGGAGCTACCTCCTCCATCACCGGCTACGGAGATTGTGGTGGATCACGGTCTACCGTGTGTGGATCACGTGGACAAGCTATGCGACAAAGGCGTCGTCGAGAAGCAACGGAGTGCCCCGTACCCACGTGAGACCACGGATCAGGCAAGTGAAGCTTTGGAGCTCGTTCATGGCGATATATGCGGTCCAATTTCACCCGCAACCCCGTCCGGCAATGAGTACTTCATGCTTGTGGTGGATGATCACAGCCAATACATGTGGATTGTGTTGCTGAAAAGTAAAGATCAAGGTCTACAAGCATTCGAGAAGATCAAGGAAGCTGGAGTAATCGAGGCGAGGGGGAAGAAAAAGTCCCTACGCATAGATCGGGGTGGTGAATTGAAGCATAAGGTGGTGGCCAtggcacggagcatgatggagagcAAAGGCTTGCCAGGAAAGTTCTGGGGTGAGACAGTCAACACGGCTGTCTACTTGCTGAACAGGACGCCAACTAGGAGTATG ATGATCAAGGCACAAAATCCCGTGAAGACATGGACACGAGTACCGGCAAAGGCGCCGGTGACATGCACGCAGCACAAGCGACTCCATATACGGACGTCGCGACCAGGAGTGCTGGTGTGCGTGCAGCTGCTTCTGGCGATGGAGAGGTCGAGCGGTCTCCAGGGAGCATCGTAG